In the Clostridium gelidum genome, GAAGTTGAAAAAAGATTAAAGGAAAAATTAGATATTCCAGTATTCCATGATGATCAACACGGAACTGCTATTGTTGTTTTATCAGGTCTATTAAATGCTTTAAAAATAGTAAACAAAAAATTAGAAAATATAAAAGTAGTTATAAACGGATCTGGTTCTGCCGGAACTGCTATATGTAAGTTATTGCTTTCTTCTGGTGTTAAAAACATAGTGATGTGTGACATAGATGGTGTAATAAGTAGAGATAAAGATTTAAGTCATAATATCTACATGCAAGAATTAGCTAATATAACTAATCCAAATAATGAAACTGGTATGCTTAAAGATGCTATTAAATTTGCAGATGTATTTATAGGAGTTTCTGCTCCAAATATAGTTTCAAAGGAAATGGTTAAAACAATGAATAAAGATGGAATAATCTTTGCTATGGCAAATCCGACTCCAGAAATATTCCCTGAAGATGCAAAAGAAGCTGGGATTGCAGTAATGGGAACTGGTCGTTCAGATTATCCAAACCAAATAAACAATGTATTAGCATTCCCTGGAGTATTTAGAGGTGCATTAGATGTACGAGCTACAGAAATTAACGAAGAAATGAAAGTAGCTGCAGCTTATGCAATTGCAAATGCTGTTTCTGATGAAGATTTAAATCCTGAATGCATAATCCCAAAGGCATTTGATTTAAAGGTTCAATCTTTAGTTGCAGAGGCTGTTAAAGAAGCTGCAATTAAAAGTGGAGTTGCTCGTATTTAATTTATGTAATAAATTTTCACATTCAAAATATAATGAAAAGTATCTGTTTTAATACGGCATATTATATGTAGATTAAAGCAGATACTTTTTTCAAGTAAATTCTAAAACTTTATTCACATAGTTTTTATGGAAAAGTTATACACAGTAG is a window encoding:
- a CDS encoding NAD(P)-dependent malic enzyme — translated: MNIYEESLKFHEEKRGKYEIKPTCEVNNARDLSLAYTPGVAEPCREIHKDPTKAYIYTRKWNTVAVVSDGTAVLGLGDIGPLAALPVMEGKSVLFKEFGNVDAFPIVLDTKNVDELVATIINIAPSFGGINLEDISAPRCFEVEKRLKEKLDIPVFHDDQHGTAIVVLSGLLNALKIVNKKLENIKVVINGSGSAGTAICKLLLSSGVKNIVMCDIDGVISRDKDLSHNIYMQELANITNPNNETGMLKDAIKFADVFIGVSAPNIVSKEMVKTMNKDGIIFAMANPTPEIFPEDAKEAGIAVMGTGRSDYPNQINNVLAFPGVFRGALDVRATEINEEMKVAAAYAIANAVSDEDLNPECIIPKAFDLKVQSLVAEAVKEAAIKSGVARI